One segment of Syntrophales bacterium DNA contains the following:
- a CDS encoding alpha-1,2-fucosyltransferase, giving the protein MSSHSTANKVIVVMKGGIGNQLFCYATARRLALINSADLVIDDISGFIVDKHYRRKYYLDSFNTYGRKADSNERLKKPVFLFRNWLRFVNRMKPFYKRNYLEDKELVFDHRLLEFKVNGVLYLDGYWQSENYFKDITHIIKREIVPKFSPDPYTDYISRKMEGCSSIAIHRRWFDPPGSNSKHNLSTDYYLRAIEIIERLIPKGIFFLFSDNPVLASQELSKIKRRLIVVENHNKEDRTCLDLWLMTRCQHFIIANSTFSWWGAWLGEREHSIIITPKVIISGITSWGFEGLIPERWLKI; this is encoded by the coding sequence ATGTCATCTCATTCGACTGCTAACAAAGTTATAGTTGTTATGAAAGGAGGTATAGGTAATCAGCTCTTTTGCTACGCTACTGCTCGCCGTCTCGCATTAATCAATTCTGCCGATCTTGTCATTGATGATATCTCTGGGTTTATCGTAGACAAGCACTATCGTCGGAAGTATTACCTAGATTCTTTCAATACGTACGGACGTAAAGCTGATTCGAATGAAAGGCTGAAAAAACCAGTATTCTTATTTAGAAACTGGCTAAGATTTGTAAATAGAATGAAACCATTTTATAAGAGAAACTATCTTGAGGACAAAGAACTCGTCTTTGACCACCGTCTTTTGGAATTTAAAGTAAATGGCGTACTTTACCTTGATGGCTACTGGCAGAGCGAAAATTACTTCAAAGATATAACTCATATAATAAAAAGAGAAATTGTCCCCAAGTTTTCACCAGATCCATATACAGATTATATTTCGCGCAAAATGGAAGGCTGTTCGTCAATTGCCATTCACCGGAGATGGTTCGACCCACCAGGCAGTAATTCAAAACATAATTTATCAACTGACTATTATCTTCGTGCTATAGAAATAATAGAACGACTTATTCCTAAAGGGATTTTTTTTCTCTTTTCTGACAACCCCGTACTGGCTTCGCAGGAATTGAGCAAAATTAAAAGAAGATTGATAGTAGTTGAAAATCATAACAAGGAAGACAGAACTTGTCTTGATTTGTGGCTAATGACAAGGTGCCAACATTTTATTATAGCCAATAGTACTTTCAGTTGGTGGGGAGCCTGGCTAGGAGAACGTGAACACTCAATAATCATAACACCGAAAGTTATTATAAGTGGCATCACATCTTGGGGGTTTGAAGGATTAATACCGGAAAGGTGGCTAAAAATATAA
- a CDS encoding IS3 family transposase codes for MNLIDEQYTKMPFYGVNRMTAYLIRHGYHVNAKRVRRLMRVMGLEAIYPKRRLSVNSSDHLKYPYLLKGLDITYPDQVWCADITYIRMARGFLYLVAIMDWHSRYVLSWRLSNTLEGISGQFTKYLNIFILTTGSSLP; via the coding sequence ATGAACCTTATAGATGAACAATATACAAAGATGCCGTTCTATGGTGTGAATAGGATGACGGCTTATCTTATAAGGCATGGTTATCATGTGAATGCAAAGAGGGTAAGAAGATTGATGAGGGTTATGGGGCTTGAGGCCATATATCCCAAAAGGAGGTTGAGCGTAAATTCTTCGGATCATTTAAAATATCCCTATCTTCTAAAAGGTCTTGATATAACTTATCCCGATCAAGTTTGGTGTGCCGATATTACGTACATCAGAATGGCAAGGGGTTTTTTATATCTCGTTGCCATAATGGACTGGCATAGCAGATATGTATTATCCTGGAGGCTATCCAATACACTGGAGGGGATCTCAGGTCAATTCACCAAATACCTCAACATTTTTATCTTGACAACAGGAAGTAGTTTACCTTGA
- a CDS encoding FkbM family methyltransferase, with the protein MKKILKKPIRSILGFFPRITFTLLTISDAIDRFQKPIPTRWGFILSGHRQMAEGNFEPIETEMVRNLAQNIDLFVNIGANVGYFCCHVLSLGKPVIAVEPNFCNLWYLMKNIKDNGWAKQAEIFPLAVGEGPDILKIYGWGTGASLIKGWQKMPESFAGLTPTISLDRLLCNKLKGKKALIMADIEGAEYIMLKGASATLSNNPPPLWIVEIHGEELQPKGVKFNPHFRKTFEIFFQHGYRCLTVERETKEVTIQTILAIERRDFKLNTHNFFFRKD; encoded by the coding sequence GTGAAAAAAATTTTAAAGAAACCCATCCGGTCAATTCTAGGATTTTTTCCTAGGATCACCTTTACGTTGTTAACTATAAGCGATGCCATAGACAGGTTTCAGAAACCCATCCCAACTCGATGGGGTTTCATACTATCTGGCCATCGGCAAATGGCAGAGGGGAATTTTGAACCTATTGAAACAGAAATGGTAAGAAACCTAGCACAGAACATTGATCTTTTCGTCAATATCGGAGCAAATGTGGGATATTTCTGCTGTCACGTCTTGAGTTTAGGAAAACCAGTAATCGCTGTGGAACCCAACTTTTGCAACTTATGGTACTTGATGAAAAATATAAAAGACAATGGATGGGCCAAGCAGGCGGAGATTTTCCCCCTCGCTGTAGGTGAAGGACCGGATATCCTCAAGATTTATGGTTGGGGAACAGGGGCTTCCCTAATAAAAGGCTGGCAAAAAATGCCGGAAAGTTTTGCCGGACTTACTCCTACTATTTCCCTGGACCGTCTCTTATGCAACAAATTAAAAGGTAAGAAAGCTCTCATAATGGCGGACATCGAAGGAGCAGAGTATATTATGCTAAAAGGTGCTTCAGCCACTTTATCCAACAATCCACCTCCTCTGTGGATCGTAGAAATACATGGCGAAGAGCTTCAACCGAAAGGTGTGAAGTTCAATCCCCATTTTCGCAAGACATTTGAAATTTTCTTTCAGCACGGCTATCGATGCCTGACAGTAGAAAGGGAAACAAAAGAAGTGACAATCCAAACAATTTTAGCCATAGAGAGGCGGGATTTTAAGTTGAACACGCACAACTTCTTTTTCAGAAAAGATTAA
- a CDS encoding methyltransferase domain-containing protein: MGMYLKNFKIRNFIYDWLSIGINEKNRKSWLEKTLIRLPPGSRILDAGAGEMANKVFCKHLEYISQDFCEYKGDGNGRGLQTGKWDTSRVDIVSDITTIPESDSSFDAILCSEVFEHIPEPEKALEEFSRLLKPGGILILTAPFSSLVHMAPYHFVTGFSRYWYEHHLPKRGFKILELMPNGDWYDYIRQEIIRLALIEYKKKSWTWPLAAIYSLLGILYFKIRSQKKAEDLACFGWHCLAIKTNEEKS, encoded by the coding sequence ATGGGCATGTACCTAAAAAATTTTAAAATCAGAAATTTCATTTACGATTGGCTATCAATAGGAATCAATGAAAAAAACCGGAAAAGCTGGTTGGAAAAAACTTTGATTCGCTTGCCACCAGGTTCAAGAATTTTAGACGCTGGAGCAGGAGAAATGGCTAACAAAGTGTTTTGCAAACACCTTGAATACATTTCGCAAGATTTCTGTGAATATAAAGGAGATGGGAATGGCAGAGGGCTACAAACGGGTAAATGGGATACCAGTCGTGTTGATATAGTGAGCGATATTACAACTATTCCTGAATCAGATAGCTCTTTCGATGCAATCCTTTGTAGCGAAGTATTTGAACATATACCTGAACCGGAAAAAGCCCTGGAAGAATTTTCACGTCTCTTGAAACCTGGTGGAATACTAATTCTTACTGCCCCATTTTCCTCGCTAGTACATATGGCCCCATACCATTTTGTTACAGGATTTAGCCGCTATTGGTATGAACATCATTTACCTAAACGAGGTTTCAAAATCTTAGAACTGATGCCTAATGGAGATTGGTATGACTATATTAGACAAGAAATTATTCGTCTTGCATTGATCGAATATAAAAAGAAGAGCTGGACATGGCCTCTTGCGGCCATTTACTCATTATTGGGCATTCTTTATTTTAAAATTCGCTCTCAAAAAAAGGCAGAAGATCTTGCCTGTTTTGGCTGGCATTGCTTGGCGATTAAAACGAACGAGGAAAAATCGTGA
- a CDS encoding glycosyltransferase, whose protein sequence is MSLYYKEPKPHSPRVSIGMPVYNGARYIRGAIDSIIDQTFTDFELIISDNSSTDETEQICRYYESIDPRITYIRQAENRGPIWNFNYVLNSARAEYFMWAAADDRRESRFLDLAVEILDRDCKTGIVFSEIMVLNLDTGIYKDWRSCGYSVAKNKFSRYVFRLINSCPSIIYGLCRKNILSRLELREFDYFDLYVTHWFELESSIKIIPLPLFIAGEKGDRVPYSLTKSKINYQEFIRAEYALLKRHFGFPTRIILISTVWFLVHKYTAQFNRTLVNNKET, encoded by the coding sequence GTGTCACTTTATTATAAAGAACCAAAACCCCATAGCCCCAGAGTATCAATAGGAATGCCTGTCTATAACGGGGCCAGATACATAAGAGGGGCTATCGATTCTATAATTGACCAGACATTTACAGATTTCGAACTAATAATTTCCGATAACTCATCTACAGATGAAACAGAGCAAATCTGCCGCTATTATGAAAGTATAGACCCACGAATAACTTATATTCGCCAAGCAGAAAACAGAGGCCCCATATGGAATTTCAACTACGTACTTAATAGTGCGCGTGCTGAATACTTTATGTGGGCAGCTGCAGACGATAGGCGCGAGTCAAGGTTTTTAGATCTCGCAGTTGAAATTCTAGATCGTGACTGTAAAACAGGTATCGTATTTTCGGAAATAATGGTACTAAACCTTGATACCGGTATATATAAAGATTGGCGGTCTTGCGGGTATTCAGTAGCTAAAAACAAGTTTTCCAGATACGTCTTTCGATTGATAAATAGCTGTCCTAGTATAATCTACGGACTATGTCGAAAAAATATTTTGTCACGATTAGAGCTCCGCGAATTCGACTATTTTGACCTCTATGTAACCCATTGGTTTGAGTTGGAATCTTCCATCAAAATAATTCCCCTACCCTTGTTCATAGCAGGGGAAAAAGGTGATAGAGTTCCTTATAGCCTTACAAAGAGTAAGATAAATTACCAGGAGTTTATAAGGGCAGAATACGCATTACTAAAGAGACACTTTGGATTTCCTACAAGAATTATTTTAATCAGCACTGTTTGGTTTCTAGTCCATAAATATACTGCACAATTCAATAGAACATTAGTAAACAATAAAGAGACATAA
- a CDS encoding oligosaccharide flippase family protein, with the protein MKTLKRNIIANFLGSAWIGLVNVIFFPLYIHFLGIEALGLIGIFTGMQGLLSMLDMGLSSTINREMARLQVRENSGQEMKDLLRTLEIPYWLVGILIALIVISTSPFIAFKWVHGRDLSEETVQTAIVIMGFCLAVQWPISLYAGGLMGLQRQVLVNTINILISTLRGIGSFLVLWLLSATVHAYFLWHIFTGALHVTLLFLSTWHTFPITSKKPRFRIDLLLKIWRFAAGITGITITATLLTQVDKIILSHMLPLENFGYYTLAGAVAISLYKLVTPVSSAIYPIFSSLFALNKEEEIKIMYHKATQLVTVSLIPISLVFIFFSKEILTLWTQNIVTAENAHLLVSLLVIGTVLNGIIHIPYILQLASGWTGLVFRVNTLSLIILIPLMIILTKYFGAPGAASVWIILNGGYVIFLVHIMHNKLLKTEKWHWYIKDIALPICSTLTTILLLRWLIPFSQNNLLIVGYLTVVLIFSYITCALSASVTRKWLIKNKITVKKLGRVTLL; encoded by the coding sequence ATGAAAACTCTTAAAAGGAACATTATTGCCAATTTTCTGGGAAGTGCCTGGATAGGACTTGTCAATGTCATCTTCTTCCCTCTCTATATTCATTTTTTAGGCATAGAGGCATTAGGATTAATAGGTATCTTTACGGGTATGCAAGGTCTACTTTCCATGCTGGATATGGGACTAAGTAGCACAATAAATCGTGAAATGGCACGTCTGCAAGTGCGGGAAAACAGTGGCCAAGAAATGAAAGACCTCTTAAGAACCCTTGAAATTCCTTACTGGCTGGTAGGAATTCTCATTGCCCTTATCGTAATATCAACTTCTCCTTTTATCGCTTTCAAATGGGTACATGGTCGCGATCTCTCTGAGGAGACCGTCCAGACGGCAATTGTGATCATGGGTTTTTGCCTCGCTGTGCAATGGCCGATAAGTTTGTATGCTGGTGGGCTGATGGGTTTACAGCGGCAAGTTTTAGTGAACACTATAAACATACTTATTTCTACACTTAGAGGAATTGGCTCCTTTTTGGTTCTTTGGCTCCTATCTGCAACTGTGCACGCCTATTTTTTATGGCATATTTTCACAGGCGCCTTGCACGTGACTCTTTTATTTTTATCAACTTGGCATACCTTTCCTATTACATCAAAAAAACCGCGTTTCAGAATAGATCTGCTTCTCAAAATTTGGCGTTTCGCTGCAGGGATTACAGGTATAACCATTACAGCCACTTTACTCACTCAAGTGGATAAAATAATCCTAAGCCACATGCTTCCTCTCGAAAACTTCGGCTACTATACGTTGGCAGGTGCAGTTGCAATATCATTATACAAGCTTGTAACTCCCGTTTCTTCGGCCATCTATCCTATATTTAGTAGCCTCTTTGCCTTAAATAAAGAAGAGGAAATAAAAATAATGTATCACAAAGCAACTCAACTTGTAACAGTATCCTTAATTCCGATATCATTAGTATTTATTTTTTTTTCGAAAGAGATCCTTACACTTTGGACTCAAAACATAGTTACAGCGGAAAATGCTCATTTATTGGTTAGCTTGCTAGTAATTGGCACAGTACTGAATGGAATTATACATATACCTTACATTTTACAGCTGGCATCTGGATGGACAGGATTGGTTTTTCGTGTCAATACACTTTCCTTAATAATACTCATACCCCTAATGATAATTCTTACCAAATATTTTGGTGCCCCTGGCGCGGCTAGTGTTTGGATTATATTAAATGGCGGATATGTTATATTCCTTGTTCACATCATGCATAACAAATTGCTAAAAACCGAAAAGTGGCATTGGTATATTAAAGATATAGCATTGCCAATATGTTCAACTCTCACAACTATTTTACTTCTTCGTTGGTTAATACCTTTCTCCCAAAACAATTTATTAATTGTTGGCTACTTAACAGTTGTATTAATTTTTTCCTATATCACGTGTGCCCTTAGTGCCTCGGTAACCAGAAAGTGGTTAATAAAAAATAAGATTACTGTTAAGAAGTTGGGCCGTGTCACTTTATTATAA
- a CDS encoding cephalosporin hydroxylase family protein, protein MKSIDNEIKERITVYSKNKELNETAISFMTISAREKYSYNFSWLGRPIIQYPQDMIAMQEIIWKVKPDLIIETGIAHGGSLIFYASLLALLDLCETEQERETLAPPPLKRKVLGIDIEIRSHNRVAIESHPLYNRIQMIEGSSTDQEVIKEVYRIANGFGNVLVCLDSMHTHDHVLAELKAYAPLVSPGSYCVIFDTIIDDLPADMYPDRPWGPGNNPKSAVHEYLRTLNDSTCFGTDGTPLLFEIDHSITQKLLITVAPDGYLKRVHFHK, encoded by the coding sequence GTGAAATCAATTGATAATGAAATAAAAGAACGCATAACTGTTTACAGTAAAAATAAAGAGCTTAATGAAACTGCTATTTCATTCATGACAATTTCTGCCAGGGAAAAGTATTCTTATAATTTTTCGTGGCTTGGACGTCCCATAATCCAATATCCACAAGACATGATTGCGATGCAAGAGATCATCTGGAAAGTAAAACCCGATCTTATAATCGAGACCGGCATCGCCCACGGAGGATCCCTTATATTCTACGCTTCTTTACTAGCTCTTTTAGATTTGTGCGAAACTGAGCAGGAAAGAGAAACACTGGCTCCACCCCCACTGAAAAGAAAAGTTCTTGGGATCGATATCGAAATTCGTAGCCATAATCGTGTGGCTATTGAATCGCATCCATTATACAACCGAATCCAGATGATAGAAGGATCCAGCACCGATCAGGAAGTCATCAAAGAAGTATACCGTATCGCAAATGGTTTCGGCAATGTGCTTGTCTGTCTAGATTCTATGCATACGCATGATCATGTACTTGCCGAACTCAAAGCCTACGCTCCATTGGTAAGTCCAGGCAGTTATTGTGTCATCTTTGATACCATTATAGATGATTTACCTGCTGATATGTACCCAGACCGTCCCTGGGGTCCTGGTAACAATCCAAAATCTGCGGTCCATGAATATTTGAGGACTCTAAATGACTCCACTTGCTTTGGTACCGATGGGACCCCTCTTTTATTCGAAATAGATCACTCCATAACACAAAAACTTCTAATAACCGTAGCCCCAGATGGGTATCTGAAACGAGTACATTTTCATAAATGA